The Pieris napi chromosome 11, ilPieNapi1.2, whole genome shotgun sequence DNA segment agaaaaagccggcgtaaaaaactctcggtactcttttaaaatagcaaatcatctaacaacacttattttaaaacaaatatcgcaaattaattagaagtagcctgtctaacactagtcccaggcccttttatcaactagataatcgatgactttatagtaagctgtgtaagcttttctttaatacatttcttaaatttattaaaaggcagagataaaacagCCTCTGGGATTTAACTAAAGAAGAGtttcccttttcccaaaaaaataattactaactttcgatagtctagtacggggaaattgcagcctgcgtttgttctgaatattaacattgtgcgtatgttctattctaataaacttatcactaattttatatacataacattttcataaatatattgcgagggaaaggtatgtatattaatttccttgaatttatctttcaggatgaaaatagtttcgacatgACCCGACTGATGATTTTTTAGATTGTTAATTATCTGTCATGTGTCAAAACtgacgttttatttaattgtaatattgagAGTTTGTTAGTCTGTGGAGTTTGGCTTAAATTGTCACTTGAATTTTTACAAGGAGCATTTTTTGTCAGAACATTTTCCGATTTTAATTAggaattacattaaaataattgttttaaagaacTTACATTGCAATTAttggtaattattaaatttcgcAGAATTGTCTAAAAGAAATTTtgctataattattttattacatatatttgcTCACTGTTGCTAAATACGTcttatttaagtatttgttAGTATAGTTATTAATGCTGTGCTTGATTCTTAAAGGGTgtgcaattaattaaaatttagattCATTGTAATGCCTATTTAATCAAATGTTAcgagattatataaatttacctTTGAATGGCGTGGTTTCTAGCCCGGAACTCGGCCGCCTTTAACTGTTCCAAATGGAACTGCTGCCTCTCCTGGATCAGCTGCTGTCGTTGATATTCTAGACCtagaagatttaaaaaaagtaataaacgaAACTTGTTTAGAATGCAAATATAATACTGTTAATTATACCATACTAGTAACTTCGAGAAatttatattcacaataaatattactttacaatttttttataggacgATGCAacctgatgtttagtgatTCCACACATCTCACAATGCCAGCAGGCGAGTGCGTCGCCGGCCTTTtatctttattagtttattttgagctgacattaaaacctttttaactTCCGATATACTTTTACAATTAACCGAACAAGAGAATATAAAGCGCATTAAACTTTGGGAACgggaatttatgttacaataataataaataaatatctatttattgaagttatacttctttaggcgcgttatgaaaaattgatgagagtgaaattttacgatgcgcgcgcaccgtgacacaaaattaacagaatgaagttgcccacggaagatgctacggcattagacataatttaaaaacaacattcgaataataatagaatttatgttacacttaatgtaagagaataataataaatatttatttatataatttttcaaatgtaaactgaactttattgactataatgactccttttccaatctttgattatttaattgtaattcattatttgcatgcattcaaaaactatttttaataatgccaaagaagtgtAACGTTCTTACGCACGtaaataagtacacgcaccccttttttttatcaaagcaTACCTTCTCTTTCCCGCTCCATAGTCGCCTCCAGCTCTTCGAAGTGTCGCAACTTTATCTCCAACTTCTTCATCTGCGTCTCCACCAGAAGAGCCACAAGTGACTTGATCTTCCGCTCTTCGACGCCCGCGAGATGTTTCGCCTTAACCGCCGCAGCCGCAAGTGCTGCAGCCGCAGCGGATTGCAATTTCGCGTCTACCGCTGCTGGTGGGTCTGTATATAGTGAATAAAGTACTTGTACGAGAAGTGCAACAAAATGCtagtacaatttattaattgtaatacgttaaattgtaagcagtacgttgagtttacaatctttcgacagttcacaatctcgccagatagattacaatctaacggtgtttacaattttacggtgacatatacactaATAAGTAAGGGTAATTACCCTGCGCAGGCGGTGTCTCTTCTTCCTTGATCTCCTTTTCTTCTGCCGGTGGCGCTGCCTCTGCTTCTTCCTTAACCTTTCCTTCTCCACTTGCCTCTCCTTCCACTTCCATTGGCTCAGCTTTTATTTCGCTACCTTCCTTCTTTTCTGTGTAACAAGTATTTAACAACGGTGTCAAACACAACTGAACACCTTctccgttcgagcaaatgttaaatgcgcacatagaaagaaagtccattggcgcacagccggggatcgaacctacgtactcagggatgagagtcgccaATGAAGCAACTAggacaacactgctcaaatgttattcttaaatgtaaatttatgatCATCActataatatactttaaactatgtattaatatagaagaacaaaatattgtacttTAACAAACCATAGACAACATGTTTAAACAAAagcaattaatttgtattaaagatTATAATTACCAGGTGGATTTTCAGGCGCAGTGCCAGCGATGCCAGTACTCGCGAGCGCAGCCTGAGGGCCTAGGGCACCTGCGGCTCGCACGTGGGCCTCCATCATGGCTGCTGGTACTTCGTCCtggaaaaatatatactacttGATGCCATCgcatatatattgttaaaccaatcagcgcgcgaggtacgatccgtttcacaatttgacggtttcacttcgatagattacaatctaccgaataataatacgttaaattgtaagcagtacgctgaggtttacaatctttcgacagtttataatctcgggagatagattacaatctaattataattataataattacaattttaggttaacatatacatactaTATCTAAGTTgactaatgttaggttacataactctcGCAATACAAATTAACATATCTAACGATAGATTAGGGCAagttattaagtttaaaaacttcgcctataaaaaaatattaccttgATAGCAGCAAACTCGTCCATAGCAGCCTTAGTGGCCTTGGAAGCAATGCGTGGGTCGACCACAGATGCAAGGAAGGCCACGGTGCTCATTACCGGATTTCCGGTTTTGCTGAATGGGATTGGTTGGTAGGCGAGAGGACCCAGAACTCCACCTGATATGGCATTTCAAAGAAGTACATATATAACTTGTCCGATgaaaaaaatgtgtatatttttttatgtttaaataatcgataatgtaataaaataatgttagtaGCGTAATGAGGATAAAACATTTACCCTTTACTAATATAACCTCTTCACTTAAGTActcttttgtttctttctGTCAGGTTAAGTTTACggtgtgatgaaaagagacagatgcaTACTTTAGTGCAATAAAACTGATGAAATTGTatgagtaataaataatatctatttaaattttgttgagGAATTTTATGATCTTTGATTCCttaaatttctatataaaagaATCTTTACaatgcaataaattaaaactaatcttTCAACgaaatttatattcttatattatcttatatataaaattctcgtgtcgcggtgtttgtagttaaacttcttcgaaacggcttgaccgattctcatgaaatattgtgtgcatattggatatatctgagaatcggacaacatctatttttcatccccctaaatgttaaagggtagtccacccctaatttttttttttaattgatagataaattttatttttttatgatacagcgttcaaaaatacatacaacccctaattttcatccctctacgatcaacccctattttttattataaatgacatacgagtacatggcaaaacgacgtttgccggatcagctagtaaacTTAATTTCAACCAATTACTCACTGTCGTTGAGGTATGGGTCCTCGATCGGCAGCCTTAAAAAGTGTAGAATACACTCATCATGAGTCCTGGTTCCAACGTGAGCTGCAACCCGGTTCCAATCATCCCGGTGGAGTTCCAACGCTTCCAAAAGAAGTAAGGTTTCTTGTTCTGTCCATTCTCGACCTCGAGTTCCGCCACGATActagaatatatattaataaatagagtattatatacattatatattatatataataaatagagcagtggcttcggcgtgcgactctcgtaggttcgatccccagctgtgcgtCAATGGAcgttctttctatgtgcgcaattaacattcgctcgaacggtgaaggaaaacatcgtggtGAAACCGGTTCAATGGTTTTAAACAACTtgcaaattttgaatttaatgagGTTTgatcagaaaaaaattattcatttttgtATTGGAATTaggcaatataaaaaaaagatatataataatatacattacaagaataatattatacttcAAATATGACAATAATACTCACTAGTTtgtacaatattaaatatttctgagGTATTACGTAATTAACGCCCGCGCCTAGTCTTGAGGTACAGGGTGTATTatccataaataaattttaaatacctgGTCCATTTTGAGTCCCGGCGCAGACGAAATCTGTTCAATGGTTGGCTCAATCTTGACCGAGGGTTCACTTTTAATGGGCGCACCTGCTTCCGTTCCGTTGGGAAGACCTGCTTCCACTTTCGGCACTGCTGCATTTTCTACTGtgcaaagattttattaaaagtaccaCACCACTACTGTAAGTACACTAGGTACACTGCCACTAATAAATACTCCTTGACACCAATcgaattagtttttttaaaggaattatATTGCGAAAGCATGTTTACTGTTCAGGGTTAAAAGAATATTTAGTTCGTTGAAGATACAAAGtagtaaaatacatatatcgaCGTTTAGCTCTCAAACGAAACCAACATTTTCATTCCTAAAGGGCTAATTTgagaaaatatatgaaaaggattttaaaatttattttactgaaatattttgtgaattataaattattgtagtCCAAAACAGTTATATTGAGAAAGGATTCTTTCACTATTTTTTCATAGTTAACTAGGGTAAATGCATAACATGCGTAAAGATCTGCTAAATATTACCTAAGATACCCGGCCGCTGTATAGGCTGAGTGGGTCTGGGCTGCAATGGCTGCAATCCAGATGGCGTATCCGATAACACATGGAAGTGAGATGTCGGAGGTGGTCCCATGGCTGTGGGACGTACATCGGCCTCCACctatgaaatgtatttttttaaactactaCTCACTGTCcttaagcttaggtttcctagaaaagcgctGCCGTTAATTAACGGCCGTCATTAGACGGTTGTGAATAGCGgccgtctttactttttaacataatgcaaaaaaaacaatcattttcgctcgtccaagtcacgtttccactcattgtattaattaaatatggattgggcaccgctacacgcgaaaaacgttgaactaatgtttatcaccgctatgacggccgtcatgcaaatgacagcaccgctatttgacgttacggtgacactcaacgttctctaggaaacctactccgatgttatttatagacaactacattacggccgttagataacggcaccgcttttctaggaaacctaagctttacaGACTGACGTTAaccaatataaaaaacaagcCCGCCTAACAAGACATTACTACAAAAAACCACAATGGTTTTAAACGTTAtatattatcaattaatttgtattattctgttaaataaataaatatgaaaataaaaaacgtgttttctaaggaaaaaaacatgtgcaataaatataaaaatctatacGCGATccagaatatatttaaaaagcataataacaaaactatgCGAACTTGGTAATTAATAAGTCCCCATTGCTCTAAGAAGCCGTGTACTCGCATTATTGCGCACACGTCTCCCGCTAGATTACGTCTACAGGCCGTACTCGTGAGATATTCTGTGGGATTCAGGCGGTAGGTGTCGATCATGAAGTTTCTGtaacaataatttacatataaaaaaatgaaaatatatagaattaaGCTAGAAGTATTGGTGTATGAAGAATTGTGCATTTGCGAATAGTTGCGTAGAGAACATAGGGCTCGACACGAGTTTTTTCCAATTTTAGGAAAATCGGTTTCTTCTCGCCTCTTGACAATCTAATTATTATTCGGTATCTGTGACATAACGGATGTTGAGGCCTAAGGCCAAGGCCAGACTAGCCTGCTtggctaatttttttttttacaatttatttcctAATCCTACGGCATTATAAAGGCACtataaatcatataaaaaaaaacaattatactaaagatatacatagatgtaatatataatatatacaaaaaggttgaaacatttacgaaaggaaaaaaaatcctCAGTTTTCCAgccttttaaaaacaatttcacgatattataatacaaatagtTAAACCAAGCTTGACCGGAGTTATATTGCTGAAGATGAAAgtaaagtgatttttttttattttagaatttatattaCCTGTACGCGAGATAGATTTCGGGCGTCTTAGATTTATTCTTGGCGTTAAAGAACTCTTGCAGAGCGCGTTTCTCTATCGTGTGTATAGAGTTGTAGTCGAACCACGCGGAATACGAGGGCACGACTATATGGTGAGTCTGGTCTGTAACGTTATCTTCCAtttcttcttttattattgtttcctgtgtattaaaaaaatatttgtaacattAATCAATACAGTTAAACCGTTTACGatgacatcgtttagaacaacataccagttatattgaccaaaatcaaaggtcccggctgaattctattgtattaggtacttaataacaacgtcatcgcctgttacgactatcggtttttacgaccaaatatgagtagtcccttcgatgtcgttataacagattttgatttatatgTATCCTATATActgtaaagtaaaattaatcttgttttttgtaataactaagattttttaaatttatcttttatctTACTATCGAATTAGGTACAAGATAATGTAGGCACCACAAGCATGCCGCAAATATGAAGCATGTTActtgacaataataaaatttaatagtcaatattaaattaactaattttagtGTTCTCTATCCAATAACGATTTCTACCCTggcattttttgtttattaatttcaatagtTCTTTtaatatccgtagcgctgGTGTCGCCAGAAAGAGTCGTGATTAAACTCAACAATGAAATTGGGATCGCAATCGTAATCGCTATTGGTAGTTGCAGAGTACCGGTGCTGGTTTATAATTCCATCCATTATTGagacaaaaatatgtattttccaCTTTAACATATTTCATAAACATTTACCTGTGTGTTAGAATCGCTGTGTTTCCCCTGCGAATCGTCGTGCTCTATAGCGGGTGCAGGAGTAGTGGGAGCTTCGGAGGTGGAAGCAGCAGGTTCTTGTGATGATGCAGCCGCCGTTGAGGTTGTAGCTGGAGTTGCTGTtagatatattgtttttagaaTCACTTTTAAAACTAGCACGAGTGAAAAGTACAAGCATTTTCTCAAGgagacaattaaatatatgtattaatttaattaaaattggtaTAAATgggaatttatgaaattaaaaacataactgACGCTTTTCAGTGATCGAGAACTGCCACATCGAGTTGACAGCTAATTATGATTAGGACCTAAATGTGATTCCAATAAACGATTTAAGTGACAACAAGacacatttattttagatgttTATCATTTTACTTCAACTTAGCTTCTTAAAAGAACATATAAGTAGCATTTTAAATTCCTGTGtcgtatttttatagttttttaattactaaaatcaaaacatttaaagaaacttTGTCACTCTCTTAAAAGTCTCCCAACTGATGATTCCTTTAAGTACGAATCTCATATCTCTTAGGGTCTGCGCGGAAATAGAACCGGCGTTGAATagtaaaaagtgaaaatagAACAGTTATACGAACTgatataattcttattaagcgcctttttatttattcacaacaTTTGTATGCTATTCTTAAGTATCAAGTCGATTGCTATCGAACTATAATGACGTAATGCTGTTGTAGGGACAACCAAAAATGATAATATGGAATTGCTGCGTACTCAAATCCCAAGACGGTTCTCTTTCCGCATATTATATTGACTTTAACTTTTggtttcagatttttttttcagaggGCAATCGGCCAGGAGGCTTACCGGAAGTTAAGTGGCCCATGCACACTCTCATTGCCAGAGCTCTGgagagtgcgttgccagccttttaaaaattgtaacgcttttttttaaaggaccctaagtagaTTGGATAAATTTGCATTACTTACGTTCAGGTTGTCTTTCTACTTCAGGTGCGGGAGTAACATCAGTGTTGTCCCTTGATGCGTTGTCCTCCTCTTCGTCAACATCATTTTCTCGTTTTTTGGCTCCACGACTGAAAAGTGacacacatttaaatacagtAAATTTTCTTGATATTTATATCGAaatcacattttaatttagggcgcgttcaagtattacgtaaggaattttggggggggggtccttttgtaaaacgttacgatacggggcggggattgaaatACGcgttattcttaatattattttcgactttccagaactttacaccacataatggtaacttttaggtataaagagtcactagtaggtcacgaaacgttttactatacttgggtacagaaaaacgttacggcgcgttacgtcgggggggtcaataatctccaaaaattgcatgacgtaatacttgaacgctcccttagttAGTATCTTAAAATGTGTATACATACGTTGTTACGTacgtatatgtaaaataataatatgaaggTATATTAAAAGACACTAGAACTATTTTGATGATATTCCTATTTGATTTCGATGCTTTTCAGCTCGTTAAGTTCCTTGAAACTGTTTTACGTATAAGAACTCATTCAAATGTTTCCAATAATTTAAGGACGCAGATAGTTAAGTTTAGACGTGTCACAACCACTTGACAAATGTTGTTGGCCTTGCATCTTCTTTTACCTCTTCCTTTTGCTGTGTTTCTGAGGAGGTGGGGACGGCGAGCGTTTCCTCTTTCCCTTTTTGCTCTTTGATGACGGTTCACCGCCCGCAATCAGGTCGTCTACTGAGAGACGAAGTTTGTGCACCTGCAATggtttaaatatcttaatattggTTTCACACTTGTCATGCTTTTAACTCTCCATTTTcccttagggagcgttcaagtattacgtaaagaaggggggagggggtccttttgtaaaacgttacgatgcggggcggggactgaattacgcgttatttttagtatttacacaacataatggtaactaggtggtcacgaaacgttttactatacttgggtacagaatggtgtgtgtgtgtgtgtcaataatctccaactattgcgtgacgtaatacttgaacgctcccttatgtataaactttaatacaCTTATACACAAAAATGCATTACTTGCCATTATTGAATCGATGTCTTCCTGAAGCCACGTAAGCTTTTAGACATTTTACATTAAGTATTGTTTCATAAGGGGCggttttttgatccgtagtTAACTCAACTATTGGTAAAAAATCGTtactattagttaaatatcagCAAAATGCGTTTTTTGATCCGTGGTAAGAGCATCCAATGGTAAAATATCTAACCATTAGGCAAAAAAGTTAACTACTCAGTATCGGAGGGTTAAAAAGATGGCCGctggtaatttatatagtaacagctgtttgtcacagaaatcaaactatgataaatacgtttattactatctaatgatgaatttaaacatattgagatactttaattaatgagaCGATGAAGAAgacgataatattatatgagaaTGTGTCAATGAgtgaccaaaaatatttaggcaaTGTCATCCGCCATTAGAAACCTGGGATGATGTAGATTTTTGTCACTGTTACCCCCTATCGAAGGGAACAGTGCTCTGGATTGTTACTGAAATTGGGAATGATCTTAAACTGCCAATGAACAAGAGTATATATAGACAGCAGCTCATACCAacctattttgcttcattactaACTATAGAACCGCagcagtatataattaagtatattactaattcattatgtgttttattgcctataatattaacttataattattataattaaataaaatacaagaacatgagtatatatagacagcagctcatacaaacctattttgcttcattactagttacagaaccgcagcagtatataattaagtatattactaattcattgtgttttattgcctataatattaacttataattattataagttaatattataggcaatagaatacataatgaattagag contains these protein-coding regions:
- the LOC125053730 gene encoding SWI/SNF complex subunit SMARCC2 isoform X1, translated to MTTLGPKKDGGPNVDFFQSSECLTQFDQIRVWLQKNCKKHVQTDPPTKEGLAQLVIQLIQYQENKLGKNAADPPFLRLPMKVFMDMKPGGSLCTVLSTMFRFKSEQRWRKFDFQVGKNPSRKDLNVQMMMEIESALLTAEVIRSPCIYIRPEVDKATANKVKDIISNHQVEICDDEEDATHIIYPAVDPLEEEYARPVFRKGNHVLVHWYYFPDSHDTWAQADLPVDVPETANWDCNRSEPYRVSATWVLDVPHYNEWMNEEDYEVDANGKKKVHKLRLSVDDLIAGGEPSSKSKKGKRKRSPSPPPQKHSKRKSRGAKKRENDVDEEEDNASRDNTDVTPAPEVERQPEPTPATTSTAAASSQEPAASTSEAPTTPAPAIEHDDSQGKHSDSNTQETIIKEEMEDNVTDQTHHIVVPSYSAWFDYNSIHTIEKRALQEFFNAKNKSKTPEIYLAYRNFMIDTYRLNPTEYLTSTACRRNLAGDVCAIMRVHGFLEQWGLINYQVEADVRPTAMGPPPTSHFHVLSDTPSGLQPLQPRPTQPIQRPGILENAAVPKVEAGLPNGTEAGAPIKSEPSVKIEPTIEQISSAPGLKMDQYRGGTRGREWTEQETLLLLEALELHRDDWNRVAAHVGTRTHDECILHFLRLPIEDPYLNDSGVLGPLAYQPIPFSKTGNPVMSTVAFLASVVDPRIASKATKAAMDEFAAIKDEVPAAMMEAHVRAAGALGPQAALASTGIAGTAPENPPEKKEGSEIKAEPMEVEGEASGEGKVKEEAEAAPPAEEKEIKEEETPPAQDPPAAVDAKLQSAAAAALAAAAVKAKHLAGVEERKIKSLVALLVETQMKKLEIKLRHFEELEATMEREREGLEYQRQQLIQERQQFHLEQLKAAEFRARNHAIQRLQAETGGAPVGVPVPGVVPGVPGVPGVTVGPPPTETGHEPPHQPAPHHHP
- the LOC125053730 gene encoding SWI/SNF complex subunit SMARCC2 isoform X2; the protein is MTTLGPKKDGGPNVDFFQSSECLTQFDQIRVWLQKNCKKHVQTDPPTKEGLAQLVIQLIQYQENKLGKNAADPPFLRLPMKVFMDMKPGGSLCTVLSTMFRFKSEQRWRKFDFQNPSRKDLNVQMMMEIESALLTAEVIRSPCIYIRPEVDKATANKVKDIISNHQVEICDDEEDATHIIYPAVDPLEEEYARPVFRKGNHVLVHWYYFPDSHDTWAQADLPVDVPETANWDCNRSEPYRVSATWVLDVPHYNEWMNEEDYEVDANGKKKVHKLRLSVDDLIAGGEPSSKSKKGKRKRSPSPPPQKHSKRKSRGAKKRENDVDEEEDNASRDNTDVTPAPEVERQPEPTPATTSTAAASSQEPAASTSEAPTTPAPAIEHDDSQGKHSDSNTQETIIKEEMEDNVTDQTHHIVVPSYSAWFDYNSIHTIEKRALQEFFNAKNKSKTPEIYLAYRNFMIDTYRLNPTEYLTSTACRRNLAGDVCAIMRVHGFLEQWGLINYQVEADVRPTAMGPPPTSHFHVLSDTPSGLQPLQPRPTQPIQRPGILENAAVPKVEAGLPNGTEAGAPIKSEPSVKIEPTIEQISSAPGLKMDQYRGGTRGREWTEQETLLLLEALELHRDDWNRVAAHVGTRTHDECILHFLRLPIEDPYLNDSGVLGPLAYQPIPFSKTGNPVMSTVAFLASVVDPRIASKATKAAMDEFAAIKDEVPAAMMEAHVRAAGALGPQAALASTGIAGTAPENPPEKKEGSEIKAEPMEVEGEASGEGKVKEEAEAAPPAEEKEIKEEETPPAQDPPAAVDAKLQSAAAAALAAAAVKAKHLAGVEERKIKSLVALLVETQMKKLEIKLRHFEELEATMEREREGLEYQRQQLIQERQQFHLEQLKAAEFRARNHAIQRLQAETGGAPVGVPVPGVVPGVPGVPGVTVGPPPTETGHEPPHQPAPHHHP